The Megalops cyprinoides isolate fMegCyp1 chromosome 15, fMegCyp1.pri, whole genome shotgun sequence region CTTGaatgaaatgatatgaaaacaCCTGGGTGAATCCTGGTGATAGTGTATTTGATTGAACAGTTTAATTTTACAATAGAAGTGGGCTTCGGAAACAAATTAAAGACTCCTGCAGTAGGTTATACCGTCTTCCATTTCAGGTGAATAAGAGGCAATGAGCAGTGGTATCTGGTGAATTTCCTCACATGTGGGTGATGGGATTCCTCATGCTTCTGTTAGGCTGGTGCATGGGGTCCCTCTCCAGAAAACGGGTTTCAGAAGTTCACTGCCAGACTGACACTGTGAGCAGCTGTAACTCACTGTGCCCTGACTCCCGCCGTGGGCAGTAGTGAGCTGGGTTTGGTGTGTCGGGACAGCTTTGTACTGATAAGCTGTCTGGGATTGATAAACACAGGATATCTAACAACAACAAAGTTACCAAACAGCACTTCTTGACTGTCCTGTTTCTGGAGCAGGTTCACAGACTTGTTCTAGCTCCGAATCCATGGCTGCCTGACAGTATATATCACAGGCCTTCTTTTCTCTGACTTCAGGGTTTGTGGTAGGTTGCTGGAAACCAGAGAGCAGCATTAGGATGCAGTCTGTTGGGTTTAGCTCTTGCAGCCCTGAAGTGCAGTAAGGCCTGTGGGCTTCTCCACATGTTGAAGGCTGTAGATACAGATGCATGGATCTgtgctgacctgagatcagctgGCAAAGCTGAACTGGGACATGAAGGATCTGCAAAGTGAGCTCCACTTGGCTGCTTGCTGTTCTGTAAAGGTAAAAGGTGGATGAACTCTCCTGGTGGGCATTAGATTGAGGTTTACACTGCAGGGGTGAGTTCCATGgagctccacacactgcagtTTGCCAGTCATTGGCTGTAGAGGAGCTTCACGGCACCGTCTATCATTGCATCGTATTCATTCTGACCTTCTGTCAGCTGTAGTTCCAGGGGCCTGGGCAGCTTGCTTTCCTTACCCACCATGGTTGGCTGGCTGTCAGTGTAAATGAGGGCTTGGCTCTCAGCTGCCATCCCTGGGTAGAATGATCAGAAAGGTGTGGGTGGGAATGAGGACTCTGACAGTATAATTAAAAAGTAAGGTGGATTAACACCAGCTGCTTTTACTCCATCATATCAATATCAGAGGACATTTGTGCTATTTGGCCCATTGAAAAACCCCCCCCCTTTGTGGTTTGGACTTGTGCCTCTCCCCCTTTTCGGGAAGCTTCCATGCACTAATGTTCCCTTACCTGTCCCTGTCATGGCTGCAGGTTCGCTGGATGATGTATTGGATTGTCTTTGCGCTCTTCACTGTGGTGGAAACCATTGCAGACCTCTCAATATCCTGGTAGGATTTATGGCCGTAAACATGACTTTGTGCACATTTACAGACAGGATGCTCTTTCCCAAAATGGTCTGTTTGAAATGCCAAACAAATGTTTGCCTTCAGTCAGTCTTCTGGTGCCTTAAATTATGAAATCTGGGAAACGATCCGTTCTCGGTTAAACTGCTGTTTAGAAGAATAGGTTAATGTCATTATGTTGCTGTGATTAATGATGTCTTATTGCATGGCTTTCTCTCTGAAGGTTTCCTCTCTATTATGAAATAAAGATCGCCTTTGTGATCTGGCTGCTGTCTCCCTACACCAGAGGAGCCAGTCTGCTCTACAGGAAGTTTCTGCATCCTCTTCTGTCTTCAAAGGAAAGGGTTGGTCTCTGTGCTCTGTCGCATTCTTACTGTTAACCCCTGCGTGAATGTTCATTCAGTGTAGCTAGTCCGGCACTATCTGCAGATAAGGCCTTTATTTTCAGATACGAAATTCATTTCACTCgcctgctcctgtttttcttaaaatgttatAGGTCATTGAATATGTGATataatgtgatcattttttGGAGCTACATGCAGCTCCACGCATGGACATGTTACCCATTAGTAATGAACTGTTGACTTGTTTTGGAAGGAAATTGATGACTGCATCATTCAGGCCAAAGAGCGCAGCTATGAAACCATGGTGAACTTCGGCAGACAGGGCCTCAGCATCGCAGCCACTGCAGCCGTCACCGCGGCTGTCAAGGCaagcacagcatgtgtgtgtgtgtgtgtatgtatgtttctgcCCTATGGGGCATTTAACTCACACGTGAGAAGGTAGGAAAAGCTTTGACACAGTCTTACGTAACTCCTGGGGCCCTGAGAgggctcattttaaaaataattcatgccCATAAATTACACTTCCAAAGCCTCTTTTTACTTCTTAGGCCCCTGATTTCAAGCCCTCAGTATCTTCCCTGAAATTACTGTTCTGAATCCCAGTTTAATCTGAACTCTTCATTCACTGAATAGAGCTCTCATTTTCATGTCATACCCTTAAATTATTCCTAAGTGTCCTTGTTTAAACTGGTAATGTAAGGGTAAGTATTATTAAACTGAGGGTTGAAATTAGTAATCTAAGAGTACTAATGAATAAATGGAGGATTATAAACAGTAATGTGAGAGTATGGGTTAGGTTTCTAAATGATTTATATTGACATTTTGTTGCTTTGACAGTTTACAGACTCTGCATGCATGAACCCAGAGCAGCGAAGCAGGAGTTTCCCTGCAGTGCTGAGAGGCTGATGCTTCATTCAGGCTGACACATAGGCGGCTCTGAAAGCTGCTGTATTAtgctggtgctgtgtgtttatttcgGCCCAAATCAGAGTCAGGCCGATTCTGAGTGTTTCAGAAGAGAACAGCCTTTCAGAAGAGAACAGGCTGTAGCTTCAGCCTCCGTCAGCTCGTGCACTGTCTTTGCAGAGCCTTTGTTCTGtcccctcatcctcctctttctGCTCCTAACTCTGgtgtcactctctctttcacccttaTTGAAATCTGTCCTGTAGAGGCTCTGCGCTCCGTGCatctgctgtctgctctgagGTAAAGGCACAGAGGAAACAGCATGGGGACATTTCATACCAgctgcattgtgtttgtgttactgtaCTGAATGAAGGACGACATCGTGGGCCTCAAACAGACATCTCATAATGAATTCCACTTCATCCAACCCTTCTGTTCCATTTTCAATTGATTGTGAAAGAAATATGAAGGAGGAAGCTAGTCAAAATTCATGTTTCTGTGGTGTACAACATCAAATTCATACATCCAGTTTTGTGTACACTGAATATCTCTTTCCTGCAGTTCTTCCAGCGGTAAACCACTTATTTATATAATGGGGTGTATGTACCATCTTGACTTCATACTGTTGAGTTCCTATAGAAGCAGTGAATCTGGATATCTGGACCGAATATCTCTTTCCTGCAGTTTTTCCAGCGATAAACAACTTATTTATATAATGGGGTGTATCTACCATCTTGACTTCATACTGTTGAGTTCCTAAGCAATGAATCTGCCAGTCATATCAGCAGAAGGACTGGATTTTGGAACTTTTTTGGAACATGTTGTACTAGGAATCGAAGCACTCAGTGGTAGATCTAAGTGATTCATACATTACATTCCCAGTTTTGACTGGCTTTCTCCTGTAAGCCCAGTTTTTATTGACAGTTTGAAGTGTTACCCATCCTAATAAGAACAATATGATATTGaggtttttttccattgtgtccATTTTACACAAGTCAGGAACTAGAGAACAGCATCAGTGtgaatatgaaatgcaaatgtaaaagaTCTCTGAGATGGACaatttggtttctttttttgcatgatGTAACCTatatgtaaaagtgtaaaaatgaaagtaaagcAATCCCAGCATGCTGAGCAGCGTGTTGTGTGGTATTTGAAGGAACTTGGTGGCATGCGTGTGatgtgtctctgcaggggcAGGGTGCCATTTCAGAGCGTCTGAAGAGTCTAAGCATGCACGACCTAACCCAGATCCCCGCGGACGATGCGGCCAGCCAGCCCTACGCCGGCTTCGCCAACCCCAGCAGGAAGGCCCACGGCGCGGAAGTTTCCGGTATGCTGCCCGTCCTGTGATGCC contains the following coding sequences:
- the reep3a gene encoding receptor expression-enhancing protein 3a — protein: MVSWIISRAVVLVFGTLYPAYYSYKAVKTKNVKEYVRWMMYWIVFALFTVVETIADLSISWFPLYYEIKIAFVIWLLSPYTRGASLLYRKFLHPLLSSKEREIDDCIIQAKERSYETMVNFGRQGLSIAATAAVTAAVKGQGAISERLKSLSMHDLTQIPADDAASQPYAGFANPSRKAHGAEVSEHYPYEQDITGQPEDDMDGTFSEDEAVTQRGLRRSQSVKITRSKARKEPRYGSLKLKPKRRPALNAVNYDP